Proteins from a single region of Megalopta genalis isolate 19385.01 chromosome 3, iyMegGena1_principal, whole genome shotgun sequence:
- the LOC117229646 gene encoding dnaJ homolog l(2)tid, mitochondrial isoform X2, translated as MHPLLNMATGKGFAIVFRPKTISLINSSTVNKLSCGSVQRCSTCHRSIATITLSVGNWNTKKPGKNEIQSFIQTQRSIHTTNRLLKRNYYEILGISKNASSKDIKKAYYQLAKKYHPDTNKGDPNASKKFQEVSEAYEVLSDDTKRKEYDTWGATSEQMGMGQAEAEHAKNFGQNFHFRSTINPEELFRKIFGDANFQGGAFSDFEDFTGSKFGFGAAQEVIMNLTFSQAARGINKDIELNVVDICPKCSGSRCELGTKSIKCPHCNGTGMETITTGPFVMRSTCRYCHGTRMSIRFPCNECSGKGQTLQRRKVTVPVPAGIEDGQTIRMSVGNKEVFVTFRVEKSKYFRRDGADIHTDAQISLSQAVLGGTIKIEGVYEDHTVQIQPGTSSHTKIRLTGKGLKRVNGTGYGDHYIQIKVAIPTKLNDKQLAILQAYAEVEDDTPGSIYGITYKTDGMAGPKIKTQARQNIDNETSSENDGIFTKIKRAIFG; from the exons ATGCATCCTTTACTCAACATGGCGACCGGCAAAGGATTTGCAATCGTTTTTCGACCAAAAACTATTAGTTTAATCAATAGTAGTACAGTAAATAAATTGTCGTGTGGCAGTGTACAAAGATGTAGCACATGTCACCGGTCCATTGCAACAATTACGTTGAGTGTCGGTAATTGGAACACGAAGAAACCAGGAAAAA ATGAGATACAGTCTTTTATTCAGACACAAAGAAGTATACATACCACAAATCGtcttttaaaacgtaattaTTATGAGATATTGGGGATATCTAAGAATGCATCATCAAAAGACATTAAAAAAGCTTACTACCAGTTAGCTAAAAAATATCATCCTGACACAAACAAAGGAGATCCAAATGCTAGCAAAAAGTTTCAAGAGGTTTCTGAAGCATATGAAGTATTAAGTGATGACACTAAAAGGAAGGAATATGATACATGGGGTGCTACATCAGAACAAATGGGAATGGGACAGGCAGAAGCTGAACATGCCAAGAACTTTGGCCAAAATTTTCATTTTAGGTCAACTATTAATCCAGAAGaattatttcgaaaaatatttggAGATGCTAATTTTCAAGGTGGTGCATTTAGTGACTTCGAAGATTTTACTGGATCAAAGTTTGGCTTTGGTGCAGCTCAAGAG GTTATTATGAATTTAACATTTTCTCAAGCTGCCAGAGGCATAAATAAAGATATTGAATTGAATGTAGTAGATATATGCCCAAAATGTTCAGGAAGCCGATGTGAACTAGGAACAAAATCAATAAAGTGTCCACATTGTAATGGCACTGGAATGGAAACAATTACCACGGGTCCTTTTGTAATGCGTTCTACTTGCCGTTATTGTCATGGTACTAGAATGAGTATTAGGTTTCCATGCAATGAATGTAGTGGGAAAGGCCAAACG CTGCAACGTAGAAAAGTAACAGTTCCAGTTCCTGCTGGTATTGAAGATGGTCAAACAATTCGGATGTCTGTGGGCAACAAAGAAGTATTTGTAACATTCCGTGTGGAGAAATCAAAATACTTTCGAAGAGATGGTGCAGACATACATACAGATGCTCAGATCTCATTGTCACAAGCAGTACTTGGTGGCACAATAAAGATAGAAGGCGTTTATGAAGATCATACTGTACAAATTCAACCTGGTACTTCATCTCATACGAAAATTAGATTGACTGGCAAAGGCTTAAAGAGAGTGAATGGGACAGGATATGGTGATCATTATATACAAATTAAAGTAGCAATACCTACAAAACTAAATGATAAACAATTAGCAATACTCCAAGCCTATGCAGAAGTTGAAGATGATACTCCTGGCAGTATATATGGCATTACATACAAAACGGATG GCATGGCAGGTCCGAAGATAAAAACTCAAGCGAGACAGAATATAGACAACGAAACATCTAGTGAAAATGATGGTATATTTACTAAAATTAAAAGAGCTATATTTGGCTAA
- the LOC117229646 gene encoding dnaJ homolog l(2)tid, mitochondrial isoform X3, which translates to MHPLLNMATGKGFAIVFRPKTISLINSSTVNKLSCGSVQRCSTCHRSIATITLSVGNWNTKKPGKNEIQSFIQTQRSIHTTNRLLKRNYYEILGISKNASSKDIKKAYYQLAKKYHPDTNKGDPNASKKFQEVSEAYEVLSDDTKRKEYDTWGATSEQMGMGQAEAEHAKNFGQNFHFRSTINPEELFRKIFGDANFQGGAFSDFEDFTGSKFGFGAAQEVIMNLTFSQAARGINKDIELNVVDICPKCSGSRCELGTKSIKCPHCNGTGMETITTGPFVMRSTCRYCHGTRMSIRFPCNECSGKGQTLQRRKVTVPVPAGIEDGQTIRMSVGNKEVFVTFRVEKSKYFRRDGADIHTDAQISLSQAVLGGTIKIEGVYEDHTVQIQPGTSSHTKIRLTGKGLKRVNGTGYGDHYIQIKVAIPTKLNDKQLAILQAYAEVEDDTPGSIYGITYKTDGKKQ; encoded by the exons ATGCATCCTTTACTCAACATGGCGACCGGCAAAGGATTTGCAATCGTTTTTCGACCAAAAACTATTAGTTTAATCAATAGTAGTACAGTAAATAAATTGTCGTGTGGCAGTGTACAAAGATGTAGCACATGTCACCGGTCCATTGCAACAATTACGTTGAGTGTCGGTAATTGGAACACGAAGAAACCAGGAAAAA ATGAGATACAGTCTTTTATTCAGACACAAAGAAGTATACATACCACAAATCGtcttttaaaacgtaattaTTATGAGATATTGGGGATATCTAAGAATGCATCATCAAAAGACATTAAAAAAGCTTACTACCAGTTAGCTAAAAAATATCATCCTGACACAAACAAAGGAGATCCAAATGCTAGCAAAAAGTTTCAAGAGGTTTCTGAAGCATATGAAGTATTAAGTGATGACACTAAAAGGAAGGAATATGATACATGGGGTGCTACATCAGAACAAATGGGAATGGGACAGGCAGAAGCTGAACATGCCAAGAACTTTGGCCAAAATTTTCATTTTAGGTCAACTATTAATCCAGAAGaattatttcgaaaaatatttggAGATGCTAATTTTCAAGGTGGTGCATTTAGTGACTTCGAAGATTTTACTGGATCAAAGTTTGGCTTTGGTGCAGCTCAAGAG GTTATTATGAATTTAACATTTTCTCAAGCTGCCAGAGGCATAAATAAAGATATTGAATTGAATGTAGTAGATATATGCCCAAAATGTTCAGGAAGCCGATGTGAACTAGGAACAAAATCAATAAAGTGTCCACATTGTAATGGCACTGGAATGGAAACAATTACCACGGGTCCTTTTGTAATGCGTTCTACTTGCCGTTATTGTCATGGTACTAGAATGAGTATTAGGTTTCCATGCAATGAATGTAGTGGGAAAGGCCAAACG CTGCAACGTAGAAAAGTAACAGTTCCAGTTCCTGCTGGTATTGAAGATGGTCAAACAATTCGGATGTCTGTGGGCAACAAAGAAGTATTTGTAACATTCCGTGTGGAGAAATCAAAATACTTTCGAAGAGATGGTGCAGACATACATACAGATGCTCAGATCTCATTGTCACAAGCAGTACTTGGTGGCACAATAAAGATAGAAGGCGTTTATGAAGATCATACTGTACAAATTCAACCTGGTACTTCATCTCATACGAAAATTAGATTGACTGGCAAAGGCTTAAAGAGAGTGAATGGGACAGGATATGGTGATCATTATATACAAATTAAAGTAGCAATACCTACAAAACTAAATGATAAACAATTAGCAATACTCCAAGCCTATGCAGAAGTTGAAGATGATACTCCTGGCAGTATATATGGCATTACATACAAAACGGATGGTAAGAAGCAATAA
- the LOC117229648 gene encoding uncharacterized protein LOC117229648 has product MDVPLFPAPPSLKGAPSPLSDVVDVAKLTRVPLATLTCPRGRHVPKGRRVTRVRRIQRSTRNNLVHPKPKDQFRRRVTEFRITMTERQRNDDDDNDVVCVIDSPTTVSEELSSQHKSSVEFKKSVSSIAVQTIVGLPLRLRAFPSVKDIVEEDSRNPTKKSLKIWKHIRFLGRLSLSLFGLTWLLSIWAVVGAAAFCAIEGPREREQVIKLKNMQREIAVGLATELRQLRTENEEDLEPLWASRINQYVLKHEKVLLMAVNAGYGENGNSGQLWTFPGCILFSISLLTTLGFGAPVPRTTSGRTITVIFAAIGTPAHFLLVMNIGLILALRLQRYAISREKARYDEEELKYLLPVPRWVKIFPFVCIATYYLMGILCFGVARSRPFAASILFPLDFTAAGGLSTILGYVRILYGLYLEGAVTIIAVALAVLRVSATQNLTHIGLKYGLLIEA; this is encoded by the exons ATGGACGTACCTCTTTTCCCAGCGCCACCAAGCCTCAAGGGTGCACCGTCGCCCCTTAGTGACGTGGTAGATGTTGCGAAGTTGACACGTGTTCCGTTGGCCACGCTCACGTGTCCTCGTGGGCGACATGTGCCGAAAGGACGTAGGGTTACCAGGGTTCGCAGGATACAACGTTCAACTCGTAATAACCTGGTTCACCCCAAGCCGAAGGACCAATTCCGTCGCCGCGTCACCGAATTTCGTATCACGATGACGGAACGGCAACGGAACGATGACGACGATAACGATGTTGTTTGCGTGATCG ATTCGCCGACGACAGTTTCGGAAGAACTCTCGTCGCAGCATAAATCATCAGTAGAATTTAAGAAATCAGTATCATCGATAGCCGTTCAAACTATAGTTGGTCTACCATTACGATTGCGGGCGTTCCCGTCCGTCAAGGACATTGTTGAAGAAGACTCGAGGAATCCAACGAAAAAatctttaaaaatatggaagcaCATTAGATTTTTAGGAAGATTGTCGCTCTCTTTGTTCG GGTTGACCTGGCTGCTCTCCATTTGGGCTGTCGTGGGTGCAGCTGCCTTTTGCGCGATCGAAGGGCCACGGGAGCGTGAACAAGTTATCAAATTAAAGAATATGCAAAGAGAAATAGCAGTTGGTTTAGCAACAGAGCTGAGACAGCTGCGTACCGAGAATGAAGAGGACCTAGAACCCCTTTGGGCCAGTAGAATAAATCAGTACGTACTGAAACACGAAAAGGTCCTACTGATGGCTGTTAACGCCGGATATGGCGAAAATGGAAATAGCGGGCAACTTTGGACGTTTCCTGGCTGTATACTTTTTTCTATCTCACTCCTTACTACTTTGG GTTTCGGTGCCCCAGTTCCACGTACTACATCTGGCCGAACAATAACTGTTATTTTCGCGGCAATCGGAACACCTGCACATTTCCTCTTAGTCATGAATATTGGTCTTATACTAGCATTACGATTGCAAAGATATGCCATATCTAGAGAGAAGGCAAGATACGATGAAGAAGAGCTGAAATATTTGTTGCCGGTACCAAGATGGGTTAAAATATTCCCTTTCGTTTGCATAG CCACTTACTACCTAATGGGAATTCTATGCTTTGGAGTGGCTCGATCTAGGCCATTTGCAGCAAGTATTCTCTTCCCTCTAGATTTTACTGCCGCTGGTGGTTTATCAACAATACTCGGTTACGTACGAATATTGTACGGACTTTATCTAGAAGGTGCAGTTACTATTATTGCTGTTGCACTAGCTGTGCTGCGTGTATCAGCTACACAAAACTTGACTCATATCGGTTTGAAATATGGTCTACTGATTGAAGCTTAA
- the schlank gene encoding ceramide synthase schlank, whose protein sequence is MNILNNVSSAFWSTDIWLPPNITWEDIKPTPENKYANYQHLIYPLPMALILLVIRFAFERYCFGPFGKSLGIKNTRPKKATSNDILEKAYICRKVKTTTQILALAKQLDWSERQVERWLRLRRAQDKPSTLTKFCENSWRCLYYTYSFIYGVIILWNKPWLWDIKYCYYNYPYHPVTDDMWWYYMISMAFYWSLSFSQFFDVKRKDFWPMFIHHIATIILMCFSWVGNLTRIGSLVLLVHDCADIFLEAAKMTKYANYQKLCDCIFGIFTILWIITRTGFYPFWIIYSTSIEAPKIVPMFPAYYIFNSLLILLLFLHMMWTYLILKIAYNAFYAGQMEGDIRSSSSEDISDASVDSTSLNNTTNYVAKQNSRQKVH, encoded by the exons ATGAACATATTAAACAATGTGTCGTCGGCTTTTTGGTCGACCGATATTTGGTTACCGCCTAATATAACATGGGAAGATATCAAACCGACTCCAGAAAACAAATATGCAAATTATCAACATTTAATTTATCCTTTGCCTATGGCACTAATTCTTCTGGTCATCAGGTTCGCCTTCGAAAG GTATTGTTTCGGACCATTTGGGAAATCCCTTGGTATAAAAAATACAAGGCCAAAGAAAGCAACGTCTAATGATATTTTAGAGAAAGCTTATATTTGTAGAAAAGTTAAAACTACTACACAA ATTCTGGCACTGGCTAAGCAACTAGATTGGTCTGAACGACAAGTAGAAAGATGGTTACGATTGAGACGAGCTCAGGACAAACCATCAACGCTTACAAAGTTCTGTGAAAATAG CTGGAGGTGTTTATATTACACTTACTCTTTCATTTATggtgttataattttatggaataaaCCATGGTTATGGGATATCAAGtactgttattataattatccaTATCATCCAGTTACTGATGATATGTGGTGGTACTATATGATATCTATGGCATTTTATTGGTCTTTAAGTTTCTCTCAGTTCTTTGATGTCAAAAGGAAAGATTTCTGGCCAATGTTTATTCATCATATAGCTACAATTATATTAATGTGCTTTTCTTGGGTTGGGAACTTGACCAGAATTGGATCCTTAGTATTATTGGTGCACGATTGTGCAGATATTTTTCTAGAA GCTGCAAAGATGACTAAATATGCTAATTACCAAAAATTATGTGATTGTATTTTTGGTATTTTCACGATTCTGTGGATTATTACACGTACTGGTTTTTATCCATTTTGGATAATTTATAG CACATCAATAGAAGCACCTAAGATTGTTCCAATGTTTCCagcatattatatttttaattctcttttaatcttattattattcctcCATATGATGTGGACATACCTAATTCTTAAAATCGCATACAACGCTTTCTATGCTGGTCAA ATGGAGGGTGACATtcgtagtagtagtagcgaagataTTTCAGATGCGTCCGTGGATAGTACTTCATTAAATAATACTACAAATTATGTTGCTAAACAGAATTCAAGACAAAAAGTTCACTAA
- the LOC117229646 gene encoding dnaJ homolog l(2)tid, mitochondrial isoform X1, whose amino-acid sequence MHPLLNMATGKGFAIVFRPKTISLINSSTVNKLSCGSVQRCSTCHRSIATITLSVGNWNTKKPGKNEIQSFIQTQRSIHTTNRLLKRNYYEILGISKNASSKDIKKAYYQLAKKYHPDTNKGDPNASKKFQEVSEAYEVLSDDTKRKEYDTWGATSEQMGMGQAEAEHAKNFGQNFHFRSTINPEELFRKIFGDANFQGGAFSDFEDFTGSKFGFGAAQEVIMNLTFSQAARGINKDIELNVVDICPKCSGSRCELGTKSIKCPHCNGTGMETITTGPFVMRSTCRYCHGTRMSIRFPCNECSGKGQTLQRRKVTVPVPAGIEDGQTIRMSVGNKEVFVTFRVEKSKYFRRDGADIHTDAQISLSQAVLGGTIKIEGVYEDHTVQIQPGTSSHTKIRLTGKGLKRVNGTGYGDHYIQIKVAIPTKLNDKQLAILQAYAEVEDDTPGSIYGITYKTDGTKQSYIGPLNLVESIRIALDHANNSDKESTSYEPKGPGDETLNDTTKKSSASKKDVNEKRRQGVS is encoded by the exons ATGCATCCTTTACTCAACATGGCGACCGGCAAAGGATTTGCAATCGTTTTTCGACCAAAAACTATTAGTTTAATCAATAGTAGTACAGTAAATAAATTGTCGTGTGGCAGTGTACAAAGATGTAGCACATGTCACCGGTCCATTGCAACAATTACGTTGAGTGTCGGTAATTGGAACACGAAGAAACCAGGAAAAA ATGAGATACAGTCTTTTATTCAGACACAAAGAAGTATACATACCACAAATCGtcttttaaaacgtaattaTTATGAGATATTGGGGATATCTAAGAATGCATCATCAAAAGACATTAAAAAAGCTTACTACCAGTTAGCTAAAAAATATCATCCTGACACAAACAAAGGAGATCCAAATGCTAGCAAAAAGTTTCAAGAGGTTTCTGAAGCATATGAAGTATTAAGTGATGACACTAAAAGGAAGGAATATGATACATGGGGTGCTACATCAGAACAAATGGGAATGGGACAGGCAGAAGCTGAACATGCCAAGAACTTTGGCCAAAATTTTCATTTTAGGTCAACTATTAATCCAGAAGaattatttcgaaaaatatttggAGATGCTAATTTTCAAGGTGGTGCATTTAGTGACTTCGAAGATTTTACTGGATCAAAGTTTGGCTTTGGTGCAGCTCAAGAG GTTATTATGAATTTAACATTTTCTCAAGCTGCCAGAGGCATAAATAAAGATATTGAATTGAATGTAGTAGATATATGCCCAAAATGTTCAGGAAGCCGATGTGAACTAGGAACAAAATCAATAAAGTGTCCACATTGTAATGGCACTGGAATGGAAACAATTACCACGGGTCCTTTTGTAATGCGTTCTACTTGCCGTTATTGTCATGGTACTAGAATGAGTATTAGGTTTCCATGCAATGAATGTAGTGGGAAAGGCCAAACG CTGCAACGTAGAAAAGTAACAGTTCCAGTTCCTGCTGGTATTGAAGATGGTCAAACAATTCGGATGTCTGTGGGCAACAAAGAAGTATTTGTAACATTCCGTGTGGAGAAATCAAAATACTTTCGAAGAGATGGTGCAGACATACATACAGATGCTCAGATCTCATTGTCACAAGCAGTACTTGGTGGCACAATAAAGATAGAAGGCGTTTATGAAGATCATACTGTACAAATTCAACCTGGTACTTCATCTCATACGAAAATTAGATTGACTGGCAAAGGCTTAAAGAGAGTGAATGGGACAGGATATGGTGATCATTATATACAAATTAAAGTAGCAATACCTACAAAACTAAATGATAAACAATTAGCAATACTCCAAGCCTATGCAGAAGTTGAAGATGATACTCCTGGCAGTATATATGGCATTACATACAAAACGGATG gTACAAAACAAAGTTATATTGGCCCGCTGAATTTAGTTGAATCTATACGAATAGCATTAGATCATGCAAATAATTCTGACAAAGAGTCCACGTCTTATGAACCCAAAGGTCCAGGAGATGAAACTCTAAATGATACCACAAAAAAAAGCAGTGCTTCAAAAAAAGATGTCAATGAAAAACGAAGACAAGGAGTATCTTAA
- the LOC117229647 gene encoding beta-1,4-glucuronyltransferase 1, which translates to MRCSGRRLLAWLGVAVPLVLVGRLLVNRGYRSPIPEIDNDDDDENNNNHNIDIVALSKQSTTTSRRKETVTRPPAFVAGMYMAGQQPRNNSCRWYHGLPDVITYPSSKVTWSPEIGEKSPYRVLPFVLVGTEERNKLPQVTLCTHATADHVYGIVELVRRWEGPLSLAIFTPGLDAGTAVALLDRACRCEPEMYKVSVHLVFPTSRPPTLGQSTLAQGDCAASDLQRGAAETERKRIGMSYPINVVRNVARMQANTSRVLVTDIELLPSEKLASSFMEMVRGKSPKKGIVFVLPVFEIESRRQPPSTKKQLLLATKAGTAVYFHRFLCSHCQRFPGLTRWMLRPDPGKVRPLIITKREYPHHRWEPVFIGTRDDPFYTEDMSWEGRQDKMTQMFEMCLLNYRLVILDGAFLVHTPGIKRKTVKVDVAKQEFLKPHERRNARVYQRVIKQLLKQYPPNHKCLH; encoded by the exons ATGCGTTGTTCAGGTCGAAGGCTGCTAGCGTGGCTTGGAGTAGCGGTTCCTCTGGTTCTGGTTGGACGTTTGCTAGTGAATCGAGGTTATCGTTCACCGATCCCGGAGATCgataacgacgacgacgatgaaaaCAATAACAATCACAACATCGACATCGTGGCGTTGTCGAAGCAAAGTACGACGACGAGCCGTCGCAAGGAAACGGTGACCAGGCCACCGGCGTTCGTAGCAGGCATGTACATGGCGGGTCAACAACCCAGGAACAATTCTTGCAGATGGTACCACGGTCTGCCAGACGTTATTACGTATCCGTCGTCGAAAGTCACCTGGAGCCCGGAAATCGGTGAGAAGAGCCCCTACAGAGTCCTACCGTTTGTATTAGTCGGAACCGAGGAGAGGAACAAGTTGCCCCAGGTGACCCTCTGCACGCACGCCACTGCAGATCATGTCTATGGGATCGTGGAGTTGGTCAGGAGATGGGAGGGACCATTGAGTCTGGCCATTTTTACACCTGGCCTCGACGCTGGTACCGCCGTTGCTCTCCTCGATCGGGCCTGTCGATGCGAACCCGAAATGTACAAG GTATCCGTGCATCTGGTGTTCCCGACGAGTCGTCCACCCACGCTGGGCCAAAGTACTCTTGCCCAGGGTGATTGCGCGGCGTCCGACCTCCAAAGAGGCGCAGCCGAAACCGAGAGGAAACGGATAGGCATGAGTTATCCCATTAACGTGGTTAGAAATGTCGCGAGAATGCAGGCGAATACCAGCCGGGTGCTGGTGACGGACATTGAACTTTTGCCGAGCGAGAAACTGGCATCCAGTTTCATGGAAATGGTGCGCGGAAAGTCGCCGAAAAAAGGAATTGTCTTCGTTCTGCCAGTTTTTGAGATCGAATCACGTAGACAGCCGCCTTCGACGAAAAAGCAGCTGCTGTTAGCTACCAAGGCTGGCACAGCCGTATATTTTCATAG ATTTCTCTGCTCACATTGCCAAAGATTTCCTGGTCTTACTAGATGGATGCTTAGACCAGATCCAGGCAAAGTCAGACCACTTATTATTACCAAAAGGGAGTATCCTCATCATAGGTGGGAGCCAGTTTTTATCGGAACTCGCGACGATCCTTTTTATACCGAAGATATGTCTTGGGAAGGCAGACAAGATAAAATGACGCAG ATGTTCGAGATGTGTCTTCTCAATTATCGCCTGGTCATACTAGACGGTGCCTTTTTAGTTCATACACCAGGTATCAAACGGAAAACTGTAAAAGTTGACGTAGCGAAGCAAGAATTCTTGAAACCGCACGAAAGGAGAAACGCTCGAGTCTATCAGCGtgtaattaaacaattattgaAACAGTATCCCCCTAATCACAAGTGCTTGCACTGA